One genomic window of Bacteroidia bacterium includes the following:
- a CDS encoding DUF3352 domain-containing protein, with protein MGKIVRNILLLLLALIIISGSVIGYFYYNKEEIVVTQLLKAVPTDAAIVVECKNATTFFNHLQTKSNVWNLLIQVTEINEINSKVSWLDSLFINSKELAAVSAKGPLIVSVHLSGKKRYETLFLMNFGSFITEEKIKTFLKTEFGDSIRINERNYNETIMYETILPDESKIKNFSWAISQGVFVFSESSLLVEDAIRQVQSDYSLLDKPGFRKVLETAGKNVDGNIYVNHKAFPGLVSVQLANCYQKSVSASTNIAEWSEIDFHVKPDMFMFNGFTYPGDSIANYTNIFMNQEPQKFSTSEVMPGDVYSYLFLGISDFKKYMTDYKNYLEAGGKINTYNKDIDFIKKSYKIDIEAAFGSIIDGEVVMAFADNQLNANDSVKSEYVFIKTKSRSLTEEGMNLLINRIAQVQNRKPESYQSQCVIDAETSFPVYSFPIKNIGGLLFGNVFDRVPTSYFTYLDNYLVFSSSKLALKKLHHSYLLKKTLANDGFYQSYTENLDSKSNFLFYIDLSRAKDFASGFLNKELSQIFNANFEVFKRLDAISCQMNVSRGMIYNSIIIKYNPEIKEKTHTIWESRLDSTISQKPYFLINHLTDEKEVFVQDDGRTLYLINSTGRILWKNNITETILSDVFQVDAFKNKKLQYLFNTRNYIYLIDRNGDYLERFPIKLQSPATNGISIVDFDGKGNIRIFVACSDKKIYCYTPDGNIVKDWKFEQTDNFVYQPIQFFKVKDKNYVVFADTLNCYLLDRKGKEVIKLKEYFPINRKSRFFYEQKNPETEDRLVTTTVDGGIRYIYFDGTVKKQNIGNFTQNHFFDYHDMDGDGYCEFIYLDQDELSIYNRLKKKTCSYDFSETPLFRPVYYEFPGARHKIGIVCKENNKIYLIDKDGKLPKGFPLDGGTPFSISHFSTNERMYNLIVGNKDGFLYNYEVY; from the coding sequence ATGGGCAAAATAGTTAGGAATATATTATTATTGCTACTTGCATTAATTATTATTTCAGGTTCGGTAATAGGTTATTTTTATTACAATAAAGAAGAAATAGTAGTAACTCAGCTTTTAAAAGCTGTTCCTACAGATGCAGCAATTGTAGTTGAATGTAAAAATGCTACTACTTTCTTTAACCATCTGCAAACTAAAAGTAATGTGTGGAATTTGTTAATTCAGGTAACAGAAATTAATGAAATAAATTCAAAGGTTTCGTGGCTCGATAGTCTGTTTATTAATTCAAAAGAACTAGCTGCTGTTTCGGCAAAAGGACCACTAATTGTATCAGTTCACCTTTCAGGTAAAAAAAGATACGAAACTCTTTTTTTAATGAATTTTGGCTCATTTATAACTGAAGAAAAAATAAAAACTTTTTTAAAAACCGAGTTTGGAGATAGTATTCGTATAAACGAAAGAAATTATAACGAAACAATAATGTATGAAACAATACTACCTGATGAATCAAAAATAAAAAATTTCAGCTGGGCAATTTCACAGGGAGTTTTTGTTTTTAGCGAATCTTCATTACTTGTTGAAGATGCTATTCGTCAGGTGCAATCCGACTACTCGTTGTTAGATAAACCCGGATTTAGAAAAGTATTGGAGACAGCGGGTAAAAATGTTGATGGAAATATTTATGTAAACCATAAAGCCTTTCCGGGCTTAGTTTCTGTTCAACTTGCAAATTGTTATCAGAAATCTGTTTCAGCTTCAACTAATATTGCCGAGTGGAGCGAGATTGATTTTCATGTAAAGCCTGATATGTTTATGTTTAATGGGTTTACATACCCTGGTGATTCTATCGCAAATTACACGAATATTTTCATGAATCAGGAGCCTCAGAAATTTTCTACTTCAGAAGTTATGCCTGGCGATGTGTATTCTTATCTTTTTTTAGGCATCTCTGATTTTAAAAAATACATGACTGATTATAAAAATTATCTAGAAGCTGGTGGAAAAATAAATACCTATAATAAAGACATCGATTTTATAAAAAAGAGTTATAAAATTGATATCGAAGCAGCATTCGGTAGTATAATAGATGGTGAAGTTGTAATGGCTTTTGCCGATAATCAATTAAATGCAAATGATTCTGTAAAGTCGGAATATGTTTTTATTAAAACAAAAAGCAGAAGTCTTACCGAAGAAGGAATGAATTTATTAATAAACAGAATTGCACAGGTTCAAAATAGAAAGCCCGAATCTTATCAATCGCAATGTGTTATAGACGCAGAAACCTCATTTCCTGTTTACTCGTTTCCGATTAAAAATATTGGAGGATTGCTTTTTGGAAATGTGTTTGACCGTGTTCCAACTTCTTATTTTACATATTTAGATAATTACTTAGTGTTTAGTTCTTCAAAACTTGCTTTAAAAAAGCTTCATCATTCATATTTGCTTAAAAAAACTCTGGCTAATGATGGCTTTTACCAGAGCTATACTGAAAATCTAGATTCTAAAAGTAATTTTCTTTTTTATATCGATTTATCAAGAGCAAAAGACTTTGCTTCTGGTTTTTTAAATAAAGAATTATCGCAAATATTTAATGCAAATTTTGAGGTGTTTAAAAGACTTGATGCTATTTCCTGTCAGATGAATGTTTCAAGAGGGATGATTTACAATAGTATTATTATTAAATATAATCCTGAGATTAAAGAAAAAACCCATACTATTTGGGAAAGTCGCTTAGATTCTACAATATCTCAAAAGCCATATTTTCTTATAAATCATTTAACTGATGAGAAAGAAGTATTTGTTCAGGACGATGGGCGAACACTTTACCTGATAAACAGTACAGGTAGAATACTTTGGAAAAATAATATTACCGAAACAATTTTGAGTGATGTTTTTCAGGTTGATGCTTTTAAAAATAAAAAACTACAATACCTTTTTAACACAAGAAATTATATTTATTTAATAGATAGAAACGGTGATTATCTTGAACGATTTCCTATAAAACTACAGTCGCCCGCAACAAATGGTATTAGTATAGTTGACTTTGACGGAAAAGGAAATATTAGAATTTTTGTTGCTTGTTCTGATAAAAAGATATATTGTTATACACCTGATGGGAATATTGTTAAGGATTGGAAATTCGAACAAACTGATAATTTTGTTTATCAGCCTATTCAGTTCTTTAAAGTAAAAGATAAAAATTACGTAGTATTTGCAGATACTTTAAATTGTTATCTTCTTGATCGTAAAGGGAAGGAAGTAATTAAACTTAAAGAATATTTTCCCATAAACCGTAAAAGTCGTTTCTTTTATGAGCAAAAAAATCCAGAAACAGAAGATAGGTTAGTTACAACTACTGTTGATGGAGGTATTAGATATATTTACTTTGACGGTACAGTAAAAAAACAGAATATTGGTAATTTTACACAAAATCATTTTTTTGATTATCATGACATGGATGGCGATGGGTATTGCGAATTTATTTATCTTGACCAGGACGAACTCTCAATTTATAATCGGTTAAAGAAAAAGACCTGTTCATATGATTTTTCGGAAACTCCATTATTTCGCCCTGTTTATTATGAGTTTCCTGGTGCGCGGCATAAAATAGGAATTGTATGTAAAGAAAATAACAAAATATACTTAATTGATAAAGATGGAAAATTGCCTAAGGGTTTTCCGCTTGATGGAGGTACGCCATTTAGTATTAGTCATTTTAGCACTAATGAAAGAATGTATAATCTTATTGTAGGAAATAAAGATGGTTTTCTTTACAATTATGAGGTTTATTAA
- a CDS encoding T9SS type A sorting domain-containing protein, translating into MRKYIISLLVSFLISSLTFAQCNLTVSQTEFNICEGTPVQLSSSIICADTLDDSNFNSGSLNVGWFSPSSPMFTNPCGAGSDGSTYLWIGPASTFPREVISTVYVVSDSVDICFDMTYASQSNSTPCEGPDMATEGVHFQYSNTGQGGPWVDLGYWDPLGGYDPIMTSWNRYCFHLITSGNVWFRWYQDVTSGNDFDHWGLDNVTITTSNYSASNGNTVWNTANGLFYNGQNPPLFYPDSSMWLTVTYTNLPIILSDTVFITVYDSIPLSFSGLMDTICHNEMPVALTGIPAGGTFSGSAMQGNLFNPSLASAGMNTIYYNYYTIINDTINGLQPVFYDDFSTDKGWTGYGVEWSRGPAVASVGCSGAQDPSQDNTASTLDNNIIGNYIGGCYPNSMNQTYWLSSPIINCSNFNTCSIQFYSLSGCESASFDHMYIEVSGNGGLTWNSLYANISTVSESSWTFREYPVSIANNNSSFMVRFGMGSTDGSVNYNGWNIDDFSVNCYGQMVYADTLCNYRVTDSVFVQNCTTISDPLSDNIYLSISPNPACTSLVKVEWRLPENAEALSIEMYNLLGERLAIKKINTNEGKLEFDISDFPKSIYEICVTGTNGYRKSTKLVKH; encoded by the coding sequence ATGAGAAAATATATAATTAGTTTACTGGTTTCTTTTTTAATATCCTCTTTAACTTTTGCGCAATGTAATTTAACTGTGTCGCAAACAGAATTTAATATTTGTGAAGGAACTCCGGTTCAACTTTCGTCAAGTATAATATGTGCTGATACTTTAGATGATTCTAATTTTAATAGTGGTTCGCTAAATGTAGGGTGGTTTTCTCCTTCATCTCCTATGTTTACTAATCCATGTGGTGCTGGTTCTGATGGTAGTACTTATTTATGGATTGGTCCGGCTTCTACTTTCCCAAGGGAAGTAATATCTACAGTGTACGTTGTTTCAGATTCAGTTGATATTTGTTTTGATATGACCTATGCAAGTCAATCTAATTCAACTCCCTGCGAAGGTCCAGATATGGCAACAGAAGGGGTGCATTTTCAATATTCAAATACCGGTCAAGGCGGTCCCTGGGTAGATCTGGGTTATTGGGATCCTTTAGGTGGTTATGACCCTATAATGACTAGTTGGAATAGATACTGTTTTCATTTAATTACAAGTGGTAATGTTTGGTTCAGATGGTATCAGGATGTGACTTCAGGCAATGATTTTGACCATTGGGGGCTGGATAATGTCACAATAACAACAAGCAATTATTCTGCTTCTAATGGAAATACCGTCTGGAATACTGCAAATGGACTTTTTTATAATGGTCAAAACCCTCCATTGTTTTATCCGGATAGTTCAATGTGGCTAACTGTAACTTATACTAATTTGCCAATAATACTATCTGACACAGTTTTTATTACAGTTTATGATAGCATTCCATTATCTTTTTCGGGTTTGATGGATACAATCTGCCATAATGAAATGCCAGTAGCATTAACTGGAATTCCTGCAGGTGGAACATTTTCAGGTTCGGCAATGCAGGGAAATTTATTTAATCCTTCTTTAGCGTCAGCTGGAATGAATACAATTTATTACAATTATTATACAATTATTAATGATACAATTAATGGATTACAGCCTGTGTTTTATGATGACTTTAGTACAGATAAAGGTTGGACCGGATATGGGGTCGAATGGTCCCGTGGTCCTGCTGTTGCAAGTGTTGGATGTTCCGGTGCTCAAGATCCGTCTCAGGATAATACAGCTTCAACTTTAGATAATAATATTATAGGAAATTATATTGGAGGTTGTTATCCAAATAGTATGAATCAAACATATTGGCTTAGTTCTCCCATAATTAATTGTAGTAATTTTAATACATGTTCAATTCAATTCTATAGTTTAAGCGGATGCGAATCGGCAAGCTTTGATCACATGTATATAGAGGTTTCTGGAAATGGTGGATTAACCTGGAATTCATTATATGCTAATATTAGTACTGTATCCGAATCTTCATGGACCTTTAGAGAATATCCTGTGAGTATTGCAAATAATAACTCCAGTTTTATGGTACGATTTGGTATGGGATCTACAGATGGTTCTGTTAATTATAACGGATGGAATATTGATGATTTCTCTGTGAATTGTTATGGGCAAATGGTCTATGCTGATACTCTTTGTAATTATAGAGTTACTGATTCTGTTTTTGTTCAAAATTGTACAACTATATCTGATCCTTTATCAGATAATATTTATTTGTCAATATCTCCAAACCCTGCATGTACTTCATTAGTAAAAGTTGAATGGAGGTTGCCTGAAAATGCTGAAGCTTTATCCATTGAAATGTATAATTTGTTAGGTGAAAGACTAGCAATTAAAAAGATTAATACAAATGAGGGTAAACTAGAATTTGATATTTCAGATTTTCCAAAATCAATTTATGAAATTTGTGTTACAGGTACAAATGGTTATAGGAAAAGCACAAAGCTAGTTAAGCACTAG
- a CDS encoding DMT family protein, with amino-acid sequence MWTILLLTVSNIFMTIAWYGHLKFKDVTLWKVVLISWLIAFVEYCFMVPANRVGYGQFNAFELKTIQEVISLVVFSAFAIIYLNESLKWNYIVGFAFIVLAVFFIFKKW; translated from the coding sequence ATGTGGACAATTCTTTTACTAACCGTTTCAAATATTTTTATGACTATTGCCTGGTATGGTCATTTAAAATTTAAAGATGTAACATTATGGAAAGTTGTACTTATTTCCTGGCTTATTGCATTTGTTGAATATTGTTTTATGGTTCCTGCTAACAGAGTTGGATACGGTCAGTTTAATGCATTTGAACTTAAAACAATTCAGGAAGTGATTAGTCTTGTAGTTTTCTCTGCTTTTGCAATTATATATTTAAACGAGAGTTTAAAATGGAATTATATAGTAGGCTTTGCTTTTATAGTACTTGCAGTATTTTTTATTTTTAAGAAGTGGTAA
- a CDS encoding response regulator transcription factor, which translates to MIKTIIVDDENMAIQSLELIMRDYCPDIEVVGTAKSPLEAVKKINQLQPDLVFLDIEMPNGTGFDVLDAIPDRKFDVVFVTAYNHYALKAIKFSAADYILKPVDIEEIIITIEKIKKRRIKDDYSPLDIGTLLMNLKQSSPRKIAVPTTNGTEFISIEEILYITADRSYCQIFLGEKRNLIVSKSLSELEMLLPSDSFFRIHKSHTVNLNFVKKHLKTDGGVVELTDGTKLYIAKVKKDEFSIAMQHFLLQNHNV; encoded by the coding sequence ATGATTAAAACAATAATAGTTGATGATGAAAATATGGCAATTCAAAGCCTTGAACTGATAATGAGGGATTATTGTCCGGATATTGAAGTTGTTGGTACAGCCAAGTCTCCATTAGAAGCTGTAAAAAAAATAAATCAACTTCAGCCCGATTTGGTTTTTCTGGATATTGAAATGCCTAATGGAACCGGCTTTGATGTTCTTGATGCTATTCCTGACAGAAAATTTGATGTGGTATTTGTTACTGCTTATAATCATTATGCATTAAAAGCTATAAAATTTTCAGCAGCCGATTATATCTTAAAACCTGTAGATATTGAAGAAATTATAATAACAATTGAAAAAATTAAAAAAAGAAGAATTAAAGATGATTATTCTCCTCTCGATATTGGTACATTGTTAATGAATTTAAAACAGTCTTCTCCCCGAAAAATTGCTGTGCCAACAACAAATGGAACAGAATTTATTTCAATAGAAGAAATTTTATACATAACAGCTGACAGAAGTTATTGTCAGATTTTTCTCGGAGAGAAAAGAAATCTGATTGTCTCAAAAAGTTTGAGCGAATTAGAAATGTTACTTCCTTCGGATAGCTTCTTCAGAATTCATAAATCTCATACTGTTAATTTAAATTTTGTGAAAAAACATTTAAAAACAGATGGAGGGGTTGTAGAATTAACCGATGGGACAAAATTGTATATTGCAAAAGTCAAAAAAGATGAGTTCTCTATTGCTATGCAACATTTTCTTTTGCAGAATCATAATGTTTAA
- a CDS encoding histidine kinase produces MNKFDVKKNKFTYYTDKEGLPNNVVYAVVPDKSGYFWLNTNHGLCRFNPINGACVNYDVKDGLQSYEYNGGAQCRTHNGEIFFGGMNGFNLFAPDEIPNRQIPPRPVITSFRIFNELNYREYFNGDTIQLNYSDNFFSFEFASLDLSNGSNLFYEFKLENVNKYWIKTDADHRLSEFTNIAPGVYKFRVKSSSTNYFGESEETVITLIILPPWWQTWTFRILLAFTIILIIVYIVRTQLKRIRRKNEIERTMLEMEKKIFDTERKALRLQMNPHFIFNTLNAIQYFIFQNDKLSANKYISMFSKLIRQILINSQQNTILLRDYLTALELYIELELLRFENLFDFKISVFPDDSILDYQIPSMILQPYVENAIRHGLIHRKEKGMLQITVRKEEAGRILCSIEDNGIGREKAEEIRLKTKPDHQSLGTQITESRLRLINKLYGSEMFINTFDLTDSKGNPIGTKVELNIPVMEK; encoded by the coding sequence TTGAATAAGTTCGATGTTAAAAAAAATAAGTTTACATATTATACAGATAAAGAAGGCTTGCCAAATAATGTCGTTTATGCAGTTGTGCCAGATAAATCAGGTTATTTCTGGCTAAATACTAATCATGGTTTATGCCGGTTTAATCCTATAAATGGTGCCTGTGTAAATTATGATGTAAAAGATGGATTACAAAGTTACGAGTATAATGGCGGAGCTCAATGCCGAACTCATAATGGTGAAATATTCTTTGGTGGGATGAATGGCTTTAACCTTTTTGCACCTGATGAAATTCCAAATAGGCAAATCCCTCCCAGACCTGTTATTACAAGCTTCCGTATTTTTAATGAATTAAATTATCGCGAATATTTTAATGGTGATACTATACAATTAAATTATTCTGACAACTTTTTTTCGTTTGAATTTGCATCACTTGATTTATCAAATGGATCAAATCTTTTTTATGAGTTTAAATTAGAGAATGTAAATAAATATTGGATAAAAACAGATGCCGATCATAGGCTGTCAGAGTTTACCAATATTGCACCGGGGGTATATAAATTCAGAGTTAAATCTTCGTCAACAAATTATTTTGGCGAATCTGAAGAAACTGTAATCACTCTAATTATTTTACCGCCTTGGTGGCAGACATGGACATTCAGAATTTTATTAGCATTTACAATTATTTTAATTATTGTCTACATTGTTAGAACTCAGCTTAAACGTATCAGAAGAAAAAATGAAATTGAGAGAACAATGCTGGAAATGGAAAAGAAAATATTTGATACCGAAAGAAAGGCATTAAGACTTCAAATGAATCCTCATTTTATCTTTAATACTTTAAATGCAATTCAATATTTTATTTTTCAGAACGATAAATTGTCGGCAAATAAGTATATCTCAATGTTCTCAAAATTGATTAGACAGATACTTATTAACAGCCAGCAAAATACAATATTGTTAAGGGATTATTTAACTGCACTTGAATTATATATAGAACTTGAGCTACTTCGTTTTGAAAATTTGTTTGATTTTAAAATTTCTGTATTTCCCGATGATAGCATATTGGATTATCAGATTCCTTCAATGATACTTCAACCTTATGTTGAAAATGCGATAAGGCATGGATTGATTCACAGGAAAGAAAAAGGGATGTTGCAAATTACTGTGAGAAAAGAAGAAGCCGGCAGAATTCTTTGTTCAATAGAAGATAATGGTATAGGTAGAGAGAAAGCTGAAGAAATCAGATTAAAAACTAAACCAGATCACCAGTCACTTGGAACACAAATAACTGAATCGCGTTTACGACTTATTAATAAATTGTATGGTAGCGAAATGTTTATCAATACCTTTGACTTGACCGATTCAAAAGGCAATCCAATTGGTACAAAAGTGGAATTGAATATTCCTGTTATGGAAAAATAA
- a CDS encoding response regulator transcription factor has product MIKAIIVDDEKKSVQTMSLMLKEYCPDVEVIGFAHSAIEGAKEVISKKPDLLFLDVEMTGGSGFDLLESLPERNFKVIFVTAHDHYALKAIKFHAIDYVLKPIDVEDLKNAVANFVSQKTNNLKVPSDIERLLEHMKVQKVKKIAVPTTNGIEYLAIDEIMYFTADRSYCKIVLTNNRSILVSKGLSEIEDLLPTENFFRIHKSNTVNLAFVKKHLKTDGGIVELTDGTKLYIARTKKDEFMLAMEKFL; this is encoded by the coding sequence ATGATTAAGGCAATAATTGTTGATGACGAAAAAAAATCTGTGCAAACAATGTCTTTAATGCTTAAAGAATATTGTCCGGATGTTGAAGTTATTGGTTTTGCACATTCTGCAATTGAAGGTGCAAAAGAAGTAATTAGCAAAAAACCCGACCTCTTATTTCTTGATGTAGAAATGACCGGTGGCAGTGGATTTGATTTGCTGGAAAGTTTGCCCGAACGTAATTTTAAAGTAATATTTGTTACAGCTCACGACCATTATGCTTTAAAAGCAATTAAATTTCATGCTATTGATTATGTGTTAAAGCCTATTGATGTTGAAGATTTAAAGAATGCAGTTGCAAATTTTGTTTCTCAAAAAACAAATAATTTAAAAGTGCCATCAGATATTGAAAGATTACTCGAGCACATGAAGGTACAAAAAGTAAAAAAGATTGCTGTGCCTACTACCAATGGAATAGAGTACCTTGCAATAGATGAAATTATGTATTTTACAGCTGACAGAAGTTATTGTAAAATTGTTCTAACAAATAACAGAAGTATTCTAGTCTCAAAAGGATTAAGTGAAATAGAAGACCTTCTGCCAACTGAAAATTTCTTCAGAATTCACAAATCAAATACGGTAAATCTTGCTTTTGTAAAAAAGCATTTAAAAACAGATGGTGGAATTGTTGAATTAACTGATGGCACTAAGCTTTATATTGCACGAACAAAGAAAGATGAGTTTATGCTTGCAATGGAAAAATTTCTATAA